In Candidatus Rokuibacteriota bacterium, the DNA window GAGGACGTAGGTCTCCTGGACCTGAGCGATCTCGCTGGTCACAAGGGCCATGAGGTCCTCGTCGTAGACCTCCTTCTTCTTGTCCGCCAGGTCCTTGAACTTCTTGAAGGCCCGGTCCAGCTCGGTCCCGGACAGGTCGTACCCCAGATCCTTGAGGCGCACGGCCAGGGCGTGACGGCCTGAGTGCTTGCCGAGCACCAGCTTGTTCGACGGTCGTCCGATGTCCTGGGGCCTCATGATCTCATACGTGAGCTTTTCCTTGAGGACTCCATCCTGGTGGATCCCGGCCTCGTGGGCGAAGGCGTTCTCCCCCACGACGGCCTTGTTGGGCTGCACGTGGACGCCCGTGATGTGGGAGAGGAGGCGGGAAGCGCGGAAGATCTCCTCGGTCCTGATCTGGGTGTCGATGCCGAAGAAGTCCTGGCGGGTCCTGAGCGCCATCACGATCTCCTCGAGCGAGGCGTTGCCGGCCCGCTCGCCGATCCCGTTGATGGTGCACTCCACCTGCCGGGCGCCGCTCATGATGGCGACCAGCGAGTTGGCCACGGCCTGCCCGAGGTCGTTGTGACAGTGGACGGAGAGCACGGCCTTCCCGCTGTTCTTGACGCGCTCCCGGATCCGCGCGATACGCTCACCCCACTCCTTCGGGATGGCGTAGCCCACCGTGTCCGGAATGTTGATCGTGGTGGCGCCGGCTTCGATCACCGCCTCGAGGACATCACACATGTAATCGAAGTCCGATCGCGAGGCGTCCTCCGGCGAGAACTCCACGTCGTGACAGTATTCCCGAGCGTGCTTCACGGCGTCGACCGCCGCCTTGAGGACCTCGGCGCGGGTCTTCCTGAGCTTGTACTTCAGGTGGATGTCCGAGGTCGCCACGAACGTGTGGATCCTCGGGCGCCTGGCA includes these proteins:
- a CDS encoding 2-isopropylmalate synthase codes for the protein MNRVIIFDTTLRDGEQAPGFSMNTMEKLEMARQLARLNVDVIEAGFPISSDEDFEATREVAKQVGTLEGAPIICGLSRVGLADIDRCWEAVKYARRPRIHTFVATSDIHLKYKLRKTRAEVLKAAVDAVKHAREYCHDVEFSPEDASRSDFDYMCDVLEAVIEAGATTINIPDTVGYAIPKEWGERIARIRERVKNSGKAVLSVHCHNDLGQAVANSLVAIMSGARQVECTINGIGERAGNASLEEIVMALRTRQDFFGIDTQIRTEEIFRASRLLSHITGVHVQPNKAVVGENAFAHEAGIHQDGVLKEKLTYEIMRPQDIGRPSNKLVLGKHSGRHALAVRLKDLGYDLSGTELDRAFKKFKDLADKKKEVYDEDLMALVTSEIAQVQETYVLDYLHVISGTGIVPSATVRLKKEEEVFQDSGVGDGPVDAVLNAIDAITGLKGRLLDYSLRAATSGKDAIGEVSVKVDFDGTVVSGKGASTDVIEASARAYLNALNRVVHPAGQKLKEVGP